The following proteins are co-located in the Streptomyces sp. DT2A-34 genome:
- a CDS encoding WD40 repeat domain-containing protein: MEALSPDAGARTTFAERLALLYKEAGNPPLKSVAEAVVRLQRVDERGRPVRVSAQRISDWRRAKNVPAQFAALQAVLHVLIPQARRARPVPVSAGLYDLGQWQRLWERATAGEEEEQAPVEVRAVAGGVCPYRGLASYRQQDAGWFFGRERSTASLVAQLRAAGKNGGLVMLVGASGAGKSSLLNAGLVPALQSGALSGESSRSSVVAQLVPGADPLAELTRRIPELADVVTSAGDEGRSSGDEDGSLGDEDGLADRSVAGAEEGNSELAEAGGPGGQASYTDFVQATRDAVLTWARRASPTAVPGPSGTPTPPVLIVDQFEETFTLCPDEADRRTFIQLLHAACTPVEPGGPAPALVVLGIRADFYEQCLGHPELADALQHRHMVLGPLTTAELREAVTGPAKAVGLELEPGLAELIVREVSADGPRGTHHAGVLPLLSHALLATWQRRKAGRLTLAGYRAAGGIQGAVAATAERAWSGLDPAARTAARLLLLRLVRLGEDTQATRRRGTRRQLAAESTDPGKTEESLEALVRARLVTLDAETVEITHEALLHAWPRLRDWIDEDRQGNLLRQRLEEDGRAWEESGRDSSLLYRGSRLGQAHSWARSAGDTFLTRSAMEFLAAAVRLRRRTVWISRGAVAALVALAMVAVGSAVVAWQQRDDALFAQVLAEADRFQYSDPSLSAQLDLVAHRLRPDDEDTTSRLISIVNAPLATPLLGHTGAVYLTTFSPNGKLLATASYDRTVRLWDVADRERPKPLGKPLTGHKSWVSSAVFSPDGHTLASAGDDGTVRLWDVRDPNRPRPLGAPLTGHKGTIYLIAFSPDGRTLASVSEDRTVRLWNVADPERPEALATLTGAGAAVRSVAFSPDGDTLAAGGDDKTIRLWDVSEPDRPKALSTLTGHTALVHSVAFSPDGRTLASGSSDDTIRLWDVSDPRHGSQLGSPLTGHTGPVWSVAFNPAGTMLAAASADSTASLWNVSDREYPSQVGEPLAGASGEMYALGFSPDGRTLATGSGDSKVRLWSIPTADMIGGNGAFRPDGKVLATAARDGRIRLWDVRDPARPVALSKPFLPGDTGQRSQVFSPDGRTLAVTTGEQSVRLWNVSDPARPVAYDSPIMLRTRFMGPDALAYSPDGRTLATAYDDRTLRLWNVSDPAHVVPLGPPITGHTGYINSLAFSPDGRTLASGSADATIRLWKVTDPRRPTLLGAPLTGHTGPVNALAYSPDSHTLASGSDDDTVRLWDVTDPGEATPHGDPLTGHTEAVVSLTFSEGGRYLATGGNDNTVRLWNVTSPSDASAMGQAMSPNAKTGNFLSFSPTSHMLGVSSGTDTIRLWNLDVDQAIRRVCSTTQGVLTREKWNEYLPRLSYEPPCTR, encoded by the coding sequence GTGGAGGCCTTGAGTCCCGATGCGGGGGCACGCACAACCTTCGCGGAACGGCTCGCGCTGCTCTACAAGGAGGCCGGCAATCCTCCGCTGAAGAGCGTGGCCGAGGCGGTCGTCCGGCTTCAGCGGGTCGATGAGCGCGGGCGGCCCGTACGGGTCTCCGCCCAGCGGATCAGTGACTGGCGCCGGGCCAAGAACGTGCCTGCCCAGTTCGCCGCCCTCCAAGCCGTACTGCATGTCCTCATCCCCCAGGCCCGGCGCGCGCGTCCTGTGCCCGTGTCCGCCGGGCTGTACGACCTGGGTCAGTGGCAGCGGCTGTGGGAGCGTGCGACCGCAGGGGAAGAGGAGGAGCAGGCTCCGGTCGAGGTCCGCGCGGTTGCCGGCGGGGTGTGTCCGTATCGGGGGCTGGCCTCGTACCGGCAGCAGGACGCCGGCTGGTTCTTCGGCCGGGAGCGGAGTACGGCTTCCCTGGTCGCCCAGCTCCGCGCGGCGGGGAAGAACGGCGGCCTCGTCATGCTCGTCGGTGCCTCGGGCGCCGGTAAGTCCTCGCTGCTGAACGCCGGCCTGGTGCCGGCCCTGCAGAGCGGGGCGCTGAGCGGTGAGAGTAGCCGGTCGAGCGTGGTGGCCCAGCTCGTACCGGGCGCCGATCCGCTCGCCGAGCTGACCCGTCGTATTCCGGAACTCGCGGACGTTGTCACTTCCGCGGGGGATGAAGGCCGGTCCTCAGGGGACGAAGACGGGTCCTTAGGGGACGAAGACGGGTTGGCAGACAGGTCCGTGGCCGGGGCCGAAGAAGGAAACAGCGAGTTGGCGGAGGCCGGGGGACCCGGCGGCCAAGCGTCTTACACGGACTTCGTACAGGCCACACGTGACGCCGTCCTCACCTGGGCCCGGCGCGCAAGCCCCACTGCCGTCCCCGGCCCTTCCGGCACCCCCACCCCTCCCGTCCTCATCGTCGACCAGTTCGAAGAGACCTTCACCCTCTGCCCCGACGAAGCGGACCGCCGTACCTTCATCCAGCTCCTCCACGCCGCCTGCACGCCCGTCGAACCCGGTGGTCCGGCTCCCGCGCTCGTCGTCCTCGGTATACGCGCCGACTTCTACGAGCAGTGCCTCGGGCACCCGGAGCTCGCCGACGCGTTGCAGCACCGGCACATGGTGCTCGGGCCGCTCACCACCGCGGAGTTGCGGGAGGCGGTGACCGGACCGGCCAAGGCCGTGGGGCTGGAGTTGGAGCCGGGGCTGGCGGAGCTGATCGTGCGGGAGGTGAGTGCGGACGGGCCGCGGGGGACACATCACGCGGGGGTGTTGCCGTTGCTGTCGCACGCGCTGCTCGCGACCTGGCAGCGGCGCAAGGCGGGGCGGCTGACGCTGGCCGGGTATCGGGCGGCCGGTGGGATCCAGGGAGCCGTCGCCGCCACCGCCGAGCGTGCCTGGTCCGGGCTCGATCCGGCGGCGCGCACGGCCGCGCGGCTGCTGCTGCTCAGGCTGGTGCGGCTGGGCGAGGACACACAGGCGACGCGGCGGCGCGGGACGCGGCGGCAGTTGGCGGCGGAGTCGACGGATCCGGGCAAGACGGAGGAGTCGCTCGAGGCGCTGGTGCGGGCCCGGCTCGTGACGCTGGACGCGGAGACCGTGGAGATCACGCACGAGGCGCTGCTCCATGCCTGGCCCCGGCTGCGGGACTGGATCGACGAGGACCGGCAGGGCAATCTGCTGCGCCAGCGGCTGGAGGAGGACGGCCGGGCCTGGGAGGAGTCCGGGCGTGACTCGTCGCTGCTCTACCGGGGCTCCCGGCTGGGGCAGGCCCACAGCTGGGCGCGGTCGGCCGGTGACACCTTTCTGACCCGGAGCGCGATGGAGTTCCTGGCCGCCGCGGTCCGGCTGCGCCGGCGCACGGTCTGGATCAGCCGGGGTGCGGTGGCGGCGCTGGTCGCGCTCGCGATGGTGGCCGTCGGCTCGGCGGTGGTCGCCTGGCAGCAGCGGGACGACGCCCTGTTCGCGCAGGTGCTCGCCGAGGCCGACCGCTTCCAGTACTCGGACCCGTCGCTGTCCGCCCAGCTCGACCTGGTCGCCCACCGGCTGCGCCCGGACGACGAGGACACCACCAGCCGGCTGATCTCGATCGTGAACGCCCCGCTGGCCACGCCCCTGCTCGGCCACACCGGCGCCGTCTACCTCACCACGTTCAGCCCGAACGGAAAGCTCCTGGCCACCGCCAGCTACGACCGGACGGTACGGCTGTGGGACGTGGCCGACCGGGAGCGGCCCAAACCGCTGGGCAAGCCCCTGACCGGCCACAAGAGCTGGGTGAGCAGCGCGGTCTTCAGCCCGGACGGCCACACCCTCGCCAGCGCCGGCGACGACGGCACGGTCCGGCTGTGGGACGTACGGGATCCGAACCGGCCACGTCCGCTGGGCGCGCCCCTGACCGGCCACAAGGGCACGATCTACCTGATCGCCTTCAGCCCGGACGGCCGTACGCTCGCCTCGGTCAGCGAGGACCGGACCGTGCGGTTGTGGAACGTGGCGGATCCGGAGCGGCCCGAGGCCCTGGCCACGCTGACCGGGGCCGGCGCCGCCGTGCGGTCCGTGGCGTTCAGCCCGGACGGCGACACACTGGCGGCCGGGGGCGACGACAAGACGATCCGGCTGTGGGACGTGTCCGAACCGGACCGGCCGAAGGCGCTTTCCACGCTGACCGGGCACACCGCCCTGGTGCACTCCGTCGCTTTCAGCCCGGACGGCCGCACCCTCGCCAGCGGCAGCTCGGACGACACGATCCGGCTGTGGGACGTCTCCGATCCCCGTCACGGCAGCCAGCTCGGCTCCCCGCTCACCGGGCACACCGGCCCCGTCTGGTCGGTGGCCTTCAACCCCGCCGGCACCATGCTCGCCGCCGCCAGCGCGGACAGCACCGCGAGCCTGTGGAACGTCAGTGACCGGGAGTATCCCTCGCAGGTCGGCGAACCCCTCGCGGGCGCCAGCGGGGAGATGTACGCGCTCGGGTTCAGTCCCGACGGCCGTACGCTCGCCACCGGCAGCGGCGACAGCAAGGTCCGGCTGTGGTCGATTCCGACGGCGGACATGATCGGCGGCAACGGGGCGTTCCGCCCGGACGGCAAGGTGCTCGCCACGGCCGCGCGGGACGGACGGATCCGGCTGTGGGACGTACGGGATCCCGCCCGGCCGGTGGCGCTGAGCAAGCCGTTCCTGCCCGGGGACACCGGCCAGCGCTCCCAGGTGTTCTCACCCGACGGCCGCACGCTCGCGGTGACGACGGGCGAGCAGAGTGTGCGGCTGTGGAATGTCAGCGACCCGGCACGACCGGTCGCCTACGACTCCCCCATCATGCTGCGCACCCGGTTCATGGGCCCCGACGCGCTGGCCTACAGCCCGGACGGGCGCACGCTGGCCACCGCCTACGACGACCGCACCCTGCGGCTGTGGAACGTCAGCGACCCCGCCCATGTCGTGCCGCTCGGCCCGCCCATCACCGGGCACACCGGCTACATCAACTCCCTCGCCTTCAGCCCGGACGGCCGCACCCTCGCCAGCGGCAGCGCGGACGCCACCATCCGGCTGTGGAAGGTGACCGACCCCCGCCGTCCGACCCTGCTCGGCGCCCCGCTCACCGGTCACACCGGGCCGGTCAACGCGCTCGCCTACAGCCCCGACAGCCATACGCTGGCCAGCGGCAGCGACGACGACACCGTGCGGCTCTGGGACGTCACCGACCCGGGCGAGGCGACTCCGCACGGCGACCCCCTCACCGGCCACACCGAAGCGGTCGTCTCACTGACGTTCAGCGAGGGCGGGCGCTATCTGGCCACCGGGGGCAACGACAACACGGTCCGGCTGTGGAACGTCACCTCCCCGTCCGACGCGTCCGCCATGGGCCAGGCGATGAGCCCCAACGCCAAGACGGGCAACTTCCTGTCGTTCAGCCCGACGAGCCACATGCTCGGCGTCTCCAGCGGCACCGACACCATCCGGCTGTGGAACCTGGACGTCGACCAGGCGATCCGCCGCGTCTGCTCGACCACGCAAGGAGTGCTGACGCGGGAGAAGTGGAACGAGTATCTGCCCCGGCTGTCGTACGAGCCGCCGTGCACGCGGTAG
- a CDS encoding UTRA domain-containing protein, whose product MLRDNHRHQWEKDRARRPLATRAGTGATERDTGLQMRDLVFHARYREVAAPPELADAFGVPEGTPLLERVYRTRCSAESAPFSLVTSYLVRAMIAANPALLDDSHEPWPGGTQNQLHTVGIEVGRVEERVSARPPTPRQAWELGLPPGAPVILLRKTSYDITDRVVEISEVTLPGDRAELLFTTSLERW is encoded by the coding sequence ATGCTCCGCGACAACCACCGGCACCAGTGGGAGAAGGACCGGGCGCGCCGCCCGCTCGCCACGCGGGCCGGGACCGGGGCCACGGAGCGCGACACCGGGCTTCAGATGCGGGACCTCGTCTTCCACGCGCGGTACCGGGAGGTCGCCGCACCCCCGGAACTGGCGGACGCGTTCGGCGTGCCGGAGGGGACTCCGCTCCTGGAGCGCGTCTACCGGACGCGGTGCTCGGCCGAGAGCGCCCCGTTCAGCCTCGTGACCTCCTACCTCGTCCGCGCCATGATCGCCGCGAACCCCGCTCTTCTGGACGACTCCCACGAGCCCTGGCCGGGCGGCACCCAGAACCAGCTCCACACGGTCGGCATCGAGGTGGGCCGGGTCGAGGAGCGGGTCAGCGCGCGGCCGCCGACGCCTCGGCAGGCTTGGGAGCTGGGCCTGCCGCCGGGGGCGCCGGTGATCCTGCTGCGCAAGACGTCGTACGACATCACCGACCGCGTCGTGGAGATCTCCGAGGTCACGCTGCCCGGGGACCGCGCGGAATTGCTTTTCACCACTTCCCTGGAAAGGTGGTGA
- a CDS encoding glycosyltransferase, with the protein MSAAVGRRVIIVTAVHGPSAAFLPDAHKSLRAQELPAGWEWRWVIQEDGKTDQVRPYVPDDARVTFRQGRPGGPGVARTIALAHAEGEYVKILDADDQLTPGALARDLAVLEADRTIGWTTSRVLDLLPDGTTAGFPGDPDDGPVERGTVLDFWKAHDFRAPVHPATLCVRRDLLLALGGWMALPASEDTGLLLALNSVSRGWFSAEVGLLYRKWEGQATGQSAHLDPAERAARMAVAEARARALGSFGWGYPPGR; encoded by the coding sequence GTGAGTGCCGCGGTGGGTCGGCGCGTCATCATCGTCACGGCTGTCCATGGTCCCTCTGCGGCGTTCCTGCCGGACGCCCACAAGTCGCTGCGCGCACAGGAGTTGCCGGCGGGGTGGGAATGGCGGTGGGTGATCCAGGAGGACGGGAAGACGGACCAGGTCCGCCCGTACGTCCCCGATGACGCGCGCGTGACGTTCCGCCAGGGCCGGCCCGGGGGGCCCGGCGTGGCACGCACCATCGCGCTCGCGCACGCCGAGGGCGAGTACGTGAAGATCCTGGACGCCGACGACCAGCTCACGCCGGGTGCCCTCGCCCGTGACCTGGCGGTCCTCGAAGCCGACCGCACCATCGGCTGGACGACCTCCCGGGTCCTGGACCTCCTGCCGGACGGCACGACGGCCGGCTTCCCCGGCGACCCCGACGACGGGCCCGTCGAGCGAGGCACCGTACTCGACTTCTGGAAGGCGCACGACTTCCGCGCCCCGGTCCACCCCGCGACCCTCTGCGTACGCCGGGACCTCCTGCTCGCCCTCGGCGGCTGGATGGCACTCCCCGCCTCCGAGGACACGGGCCTGCTGCTCGCCCTCAACTCCGTGAGCCGGGGCTGGTTCTCGGCGGAGGTGGGCCTCCTCTACCGCAAGTGGGAGGGCCAGGCCACCGGCCAGTCGGCCCACCTGGACCCCGCGGAACGAGCGGCACGCATGGCAGTGGCGGAGGCCAGGGCACGGGCGCTGGGCTCCTTCGGCTGGGGGTATCCGCCGGGCCGGTGA
- a CDS encoding amidohydrolase family protein: MATANRSTTDSSTKDLPKVISVDDHVIEPAHLFETWLPAKYRDRGPKPLTAGIGDLEYIGGKYRFTTDPDGQITDWWEYEGDLFPYKRIIAAVGFSRDEMTLDGITREQMRRGCWDPRARLADMDINHVEASLCFPTFPRFCGQTFAEAKDKEVGLACVRAYNDWMVEEWCGDSGGRLIPLCLIPLWDIDLAVAEIHRNAARGVRAVTFSEIPTYLGLPSIHSGYWDPFFAACEETGTVVNMHIGSSSQMPAASPDAPPAVQASLSFNNAMASMMDFLFSGVLVKFPRLKLAYSEGQMGWIPYALERADDVWEEHRAWGGVKDLIPEPPSTYYYRQIFCCFFRDKHGIEAIETVGVDNATFETDYPHVDSTWPDTKRVAAEHVGGLSDEVAYKLLRGNAIRMLDLSFDQ; the protein is encoded by the coding sequence GTGGCGACCGCCAACCGCAGTACCACCGACAGCAGCACCAAGGATCTGCCCAAGGTCATCAGCGTGGACGATCACGTGATCGAGCCCGCGCACCTCTTCGAGACCTGGCTCCCGGCCAAGTACCGGGACCGGGGCCCGAAGCCCCTCACCGCCGGGATCGGCGACCTTGAGTACATCGGCGGGAAGTACCGGTTCACCACGGACCCGGACGGCCAGATCACCGACTGGTGGGAGTACGAGGGCGACCTCTTCCCGTACAAGCGCATCATCGCGGCCGTCGGCTTCTCCCGGGACGAGATGACGTTGGACGGCATCACCCGCGAACAGATGCGGCGCGGCTGCTGGGACCCCAGGGCGCGGCTGGCGGACATGGACATCAACCACGTCGAGGCCTCGCTCTGCTTCCCCACCTTCCCCCGCTTCTGCGGCCAGACCTTCGCCGAGGCCAAGGACAAGGAGGTCGGGCTGGCCTGCGTGCGCGCCTACAACGACTGGATGGTCGAGGAGTGGTGCGGCGACAGCGGCGGCCGGCTGATCCCGCTGTGCCTCATCCCGCTGTGGGACATCGACCTCGCGGTCGCGGAGATCCACCGCAACGCGGCGCGCGGGGTGCGCGCGGTGACGTTCAGCGAGATCCCGACCTACCTGGGCCTGCCCTCCATCCACTCCGGCTACTGGGACCCGTTCTTCGCGGCCTGCGAGGAGACCGGCACGGTCGTCAACATGCACATCGGCTCCTCCTCCCAGATGCCGGCCGCGTCCCCCGACGCCCCGCCCGCCGTCCAGGCGTCCCTGTCCTTCAACAACGCCATGGCGTCGATGATGGACTTCCTCTTCTCCGGGGTCCTGGTGAAGTTCCCCCGGCTGAAACTCGCCTACAGCGAGGGCCAGATGGGCTGGATCCCGTACGCCCTCGAACGCGCCGACGACGTTTGGGAGGAGCACCGGGCCTGGGGCGGCGTGAAGGACCTGATCCCGGAGCCCCCGTCGACGTACTACTACCGCCAGATCTTCTGCTGCTTCTTCCGCGACAAGCACGGCATCGAAGCCATCGAGACGGTCGGCGTCGACAACGCGACCTTCGAGACGGACTACCCACACGTCGACTCGACCTGGCCGGACACGAAGCGGGTGGCCGCGGAGCACGTGGGCGGACTCTCCGACGAGGTGGCCTACAAACTGCTGCGGGGCAACGCGATCCGGATGCTCGACCTGTCCTTCGACCAGTGA
- a CDS encoding trypco2 family protein yields MIELAEMIRELRHELNAALADGSAAPVRFELGPVEIEATVMVGRRGGAAGKVRFWVVEAGGDAQSEASRTHRISLTLEPKLVAPDGTRRTVLIAGDEADAER; encoded by the coding sequence GTGATCGAACTCGCAGAAATGATCCGGGAGTTGCGTCACGAGCTGAACGCGGCGCTGGCGGACGGGTCGGCCGCACCGGTGCGCTTCGAGCTCGGGCCGGTGGAGATCGAGGCGACCGTCATGGTGGGACGCAGAGGCGGAGCGGCCGGGAAGGTGCGGTTCTGGGTCGTCGAGGCGGGCGGTGACGCACAGTCGGAGGCGTCTCGGACGCACCGGATCAGCCTCACCCTGGAGCCCAAACTGGTCGCGCCGGACGGAACGCGGCGCACTGTGCTGATCGCCGGGGACGAGGCCGACGCGGAACGCTGA
- the fxsT gene encoding FxSxx-COOH system tetratricopeptide repeat protein, which produces MRDDDGQRPARAARARREAARALGRLGRPDGPRLTEAVLLIDTHPTMRVWDRSVDELVDELRQSGRFTRVRVVRLLGTDETDAARVSTEEPLAPASADLRQVVLVLTDALAVGWRLGAVQPLLREAGRRCPVAVVQLLPQRLWFRTGLDVHRVRIRAPHAWAANREWDWEGREVPAGLPDAEESGSEGDAVVVPVLALTHRSAESLVRLVAGPAPEWRDLSAIQAREWKRRPDAARGLPWAEDVPDPHSTVPAAERVSDFRAAASPTAFMLATRLAAASLSLPAIRTVMESAPNAGPVHVSELLLSGLVRPTRTENEGPADAAFTFAPNTREELLALGRRSATARVLHDVRALLAADPATRSLLPDPTEPLDTLAMPRVNRRNIALLRVELTALRALSGRYGQRAAMLTRVLSWHDRRYAVSLEKPPRTSPGTAPPGSAPAAVEQRPQSRPASEGASQMSTTPQRTVEEDRATRPRVWGNLPPRNPNFTGRATLLELLDQRLREGTTTVLPEAIHGMGGVGKTQLAIEYAYRHQSEYDIVWWIPAERPGQIGQALVELAQRLGLVTTTEANIAGPAVREALREGRPYSRWLLIFDNADNPEQVRHYFPQGGNGTILVTSRNRRWGQVGGSLEVDVFTREESTELLRRSGPPLHDDEADALAEALGDLPLALEQAAAWRAETGMPASEYLRLFENKRMELLEVAPPPDYQLPVAAAWNVSLDHLETRSPAALRLLQLCSYFAPDPISRSIFSGLGNSSIFPELDAALNDPMKLARAIREVNRYSLARIDHRTNSIEMHRLVQLVLNNRMTSEEQSRMRHGAHTLMAAADPKSPNDPASWPRYAELYSHVIAAEAIKSDQPWVRQLVRNIAEYLYYWGDHEVSLDFSEQAWESWLTIFGEEDQQTLLMGQWLCFTYWVVGRFDDAGRLVTHLREVYERTAPAEGEDTREDALDALQLEAAVRRVEGRFTTGAELDRIAYERARRAFGEDDPTTLNIAHNLSVSLRLIGDFRQALELDRRTLDLKLRLYGRDDRRTLLTERNVATDVRETGDYVGARALHETVLGAYRDVFGQENPATIEAMRQLSESCRKEGDHARSLELATEAHAMFIRRYGETHPDSLASALTLSVALRQNGDLQAARTRGVKASEGYRQIYDPHHPHVLSADVDLAVTLRLLGRPEEARRLDETALASLTDRLGADHPLALICAINLASDLAALGLQEEARRRGEDSLALCRVTFGDDHPTTLACAGNLAMDLVAVGAEAQGNALREDTMERIERVLDAPRLRAEQGSPHPATVQFRDRERANCDIDPLPL; this is translated from the coding sequence ATGCGTGACGACGATGGTCAGCGACCGGCACGGGCTGCGCGGGCACGTCGTGAGGCCGCGAGGGCCCTCGGACGGCTCGGGCGGCCGGACGGGCCGCGGCTCACGGAGGCGGTACTCCTCATCGACACGCACCCGACGATGCGGGTGTGGGACCGTTCGGTCGACGAACTGGTCGACGAGCTGCGGCAGTCGGGGCGGTTCACCCGGGTGCGGGTGGTGCGCCTGCTCGGGACCGACGAGACGGACGCGGCGCGGGTGAGCACCGAGGAGCCACTCGCCCCCGCCTCCGCGGACCTGCGCCAAGTGGTGCTGGTCCTGACCGACGCCCTGGCGGTCGGCTGGCGGCTGGGCGCCGTACAGCCGCTGCTGCGCGAGGCGGGGCGCAGGTGCCCCGTCGCCGTGGTGCAGCTGCTTCCGCAGCGGCTGTGGTTCCGTACCGGGCTGGACGTGCACCGGGTACGCATCCGCGCGCCGCACGCCTGGGCGGCCAACCGGGAATGGGACTGGGAGGGGCGCGAGGTCCCGGCCGGATTACCGGACGCCGAGGAGTCCGGATCCGAGGGCGACGCCGTGGTCGTACCCGTTCTCGCCCTGACCCACCGTTCGGCGGAGTCCCTGGTCCGGCTGGTGGCCGGGCCGGCGCCCGAATGGCGGGATCTGTCCGCCATCCAGGCACGGGAGTGGAAGCGCAGGCCCGACGCGGCCCGTGGCCTGCCCTGGGCGGAGGACGTGCCCGACCCGCACAGCACCGTGCCCGCCGCGGAACGGGTCTCCGACTTCAGAGCCGCGGCCAGCCCCACCGCGTTCATGCTCGCGACCCGGCTGGCCGCAGCGTCCCTGAGCCTGCCCGCCATCCGCACCGTCATGGAGAGCGCCCCGAACGCGGGCCCGGTGCATGTCTCCGAACTGCTGCTGAGCGGCCTGGTCCGGCCCACCCGGACGGAGAACGAGGGCCCGGCGGACGCGGCGTTCACCTTCGCCCCCAACACCCGCGAGGAACTGCTGGCGCTGGGCCGCCGCAGCGCGACCGCCCGGGTCCTGCACGACGTACGCGCGTTATTGGCCGCGGACCCCGCGACCCGCTCCCTGCTGCCCGACCCCACCGAGCCGCTCGACACCCTGGCGATGCCGCGCGTCAACCGCCGCAACATCGCGCTCCTCCGGGTGGAGCTGACCGCTTTGCGTGCTTTGTCCGGGCGTTATGGCCAGCGTGCCGCCATGTTGACGAGGGTGCTGAGCTGGCACGATCGGCGATACGCCGTCAGCCTGGAAAAACCCCCCCGTACGTCACCGGGAACCGCACCCCCCGGTTCGGCCCCGGCGGCGGTCGAACAGCGTCCTCAGTCCCGGCCCGCTTCTGAAGGAGCCTCTCAGATGTCGACAACACCCCAGCGCACCGTGGAGGAGGACCGGGCGACACGGCCGCGTGTCTGGGGGAACCTGCCGCCACGGAACCCGAACTTCACGGGTCGCGCCACCCTGCTGGAGCTGCTCGACCAGCGCCTGCGGGAAGGCACGACCACGGTGCTGCCGGAAGCGATCCACGGCATGGGCGGCGTCGGCAAGACACAGCTCGCGATCGAGTACGCCTACCGACACCAGTCGGAGTACGACATCGTGTGGTGGATCCCCGCGGAGCGGCCGGGGCAGATCGGCCAGGCGCTGGTGGAACTGGCCCAGCGGCTGGGTCTGGTGACCACGACCGAGGCCAACATCGCCGGTCCCGCGGTCCGGGAGGCGCTGCGCGAGGGCCGGCCGTACTCCCGCTGGCTGCTCATCTTCGACAACGCCGACAACCCCGAGCAGGTCCGCCACTACTTCCCGCAGGGCGGCAACGGCACCATCCTCGTCACCTCCCGCAACCGGCGGTGGGGGCAGGTGGGCGGGTCCCTGGAAGTGGACGTGTTCACCCGGGAGGAGAGCACGGAGCTGCTGCGCCGCTCCGGGCCGCCCCTCCACGACGACGAGGCCGACGCGCTGGCCGAGGCGCTGGGCGATCTGCCGCTGGCCCTGGAACAGGCCGCCGCCTGGCGCGCCGAGACGGGCATGCCCGCCTCCGAGTATCTGCGGCTGTTCGAGAACAAGCGCATGGAACTGCTGGAAGTGGCCCCGCCGCCGGACTACCAACTGCCGGTCGCCGCGGCCTGGAACGTCTCCCTGGACCACCTGGAGACCCGCAGCCCGGCCGCGCTGCGCCTGTTGCAGCTGTGCTCCTACTTCGCTCCCGACCCGATCTCCCGTTCCATCTTCTCGGGCCTCGGCAACAGCAGCATCTTCCCGGAGCTGGACGCCGCCCTGAACGACCCGATGAAACTCGCGCGCGCGATAAGGGAGGTGAACCGCTACTCCCTCGCCCGCATCGACCACCGTACGAACTCCATCGAAATGCACCGCCTGGTGCAGCTCGTCCTGAACAACCGCATGACCTCCGAGGAGCAGTCCCGCATGCGCCATGGCGCCCACACCCTGATGGCCGCCGCCGACCCGAAGTCCCCGAACGACCCGGCGAGTTGGCCCCGCTACGCGGAGCTCTACAGCCATGTCATCGCCGCGGAGGCGATCAAGTCCGACCAGCCGTGGGTGCGCCAGCTGGTCAGGAACATCGCCGAGTACCTCTACTACTGGGGCGACCACGAGGTGTCGCTCGACTTCTCCGAGCAGGCGTGGGAGTCCTGGCTCACCATCTTCGGCGAGGAGGACCAGCAGACGCTGCTGATGGGGCAGTGGCTGTGCTTCACGTACTGGGTGGTGGGCCGGTTCGACGACGCCGGCCGGCTGGTCACCCACCTCCGGGAGGTCTACGAGCGCACCGCCCCCGCGGAGGGCGAGGACACCCGCGAGGACGCACTCGACGCCCTCCAGCTCGAAGCCGCCGTACGCCGGGTCGAGGGCAGGTTCACCACCGGCGCCGAGCTGGACAGGATCGCGTACGAACGAGCCCGCAGGGCCTTCGGCGAGGACGATCCGACCACGCTCAACATCGCGCACAACCTCAGCGTGAGTCTGCGGCTGATCGGTGACTTCCGCCAGGCGCTCGAACTCGACCGGCGCACCCTCGACCTCAAACTGCGGCTGTACGGCCGGGACGACCGCCGGACCCTGCTCACCGAGCGCAACGTCGCCACCGACGTACGCGAGACGGGCGACTACGTCGGTGCGCGCGCCCTGCACGAGACCGTGCTGGGGGCCTACCGGGACGTGTTCGGCCAGGAGAACCCCGCCACGATCGAGGCGATGCGCCAGCTGAGCGAGTCCTGCCGCAAGGAAGGCGACCATGCGCGCTCGCTGGAGCTGGCCACCGAGGCGCACGCGATGTTCATCCGCCGCTACGGCGAGACCCACCCCGATTCGCTGGCCTCCGCACTGACCCTGTCGGTGGCGCTGCGCCAGAACGGCGACCTGCAGGCGGCCAGGACCCGGGGCGTCAAGGCCAGCGAGGGGTACCGGCAGATCTACGACCCGCACCACCCGCACGTGCTCTCCGCCGACGTCGACCTGGCCGTCACCCTGCGCCTGCTCGGCAGGCCCGAGGAGGCACGCCGCCTGGACGAGACGGCACTCGCCTCGCTCACCGACCGGCTCGGCGCGGATCACCCGCTCGCCCTCATCTGCGCCATCAACCTGGCCAGCGACCTGGCCGCGCTCGGCCTCCAGGAGGAAGCGCGGCGCCGGGGCGAGGACTCCCTGGCCCTGTGCCGGGTCACCTTCGGGGACGACCACCCGACGACGCTGGCGTGCGCGGGCAACCTGGCGATGGACCTCGTCGCCGTCGGCGCGGAGGCCCAGGGCAACGCCCTGCGTGAGGACACCATGGAGCGCATCGAGCGCGTCCTCGACGCACCCCGGCTGCGCGCGGAGCAGGGGAGCCCGCACCCGGCCACGGTTCAGTTCAGGGACCGCGAGCGGGCCAACTGCGACATCGACCCGCTGCCGCTGTGA